One genomic segment of Arachis duranensis cultivar V14167 chromosome 4, aradu.V14167.gnm2.J7QH, whole genome shotgun sequence includes these proteins:
- the LOC107485943 gene encoding pentatricopeptide repeat-containing protein At2g20710, mitochondrial-like, which yields MFEKGSSKHKSGDLAIRLDLIGKVNGLEEAEFYFNSIPKYLRTGECYSSLLNCYAHARDVDRAESIREKMRALGFATSILSRNVLLNLYYQTQNYDKLENLICEMQEEGINFNSYTFGTLISAYAASSNTEGIDKLLALLEHNRIWYWHLDWTVYAIAANCYRKQGLFEKAFNVLKNSERLITNKKRRGSLTFLMTRYAAMIKKEEVMRLWKLLTTGGKLYSRAYLAVIASVLKFEDFESAENIF from the coding sequence ATGTTCGAGAAAGGGTCTTCCAAACATAAATCTGGAGATCTTGCAATAAGACTAGACTTGATTGGGAAAGTTAATGGACTTGAAGAAGCAGAATTCTATTTTAATAGCATTCCGAAGTACTTAAGAACTGGAGAATGTTACAGCTCTCTTCTTAATTGCTATGCTCATGCTAGGGATGTGGATAGAGCAGAGAGCATCAGGGAGAAGATGAGAGCTTTGGGTTTTGCAACGTCGATTTTGTCAAGAAATGTTTTGCTTAATCTCTACTATCAAACACAGAACTATGACAAATTGGAAAATTTGATATGTGAAATGCAAGAAGAGGGTATTAATTTCAATAGCTATACATTTGGTACCCTGATTAGTGCTTACGCTGCCTCTTCTAATACGGAGGGAATTGACAAGCTTCTCGCACTGTTAGAGCACAATCGGATTTGGTACTGGCATTTAGATTGGACTGTTTATGCTATTGCAGCCAATTGTTATAGGAAACAAGGGCTCTTTGAAAAAGCTTTTAATGTCTTAAAGAATTCAGAGAGGCTCATAACTAACAAAAAGAGGAGAGGGTCCCTTACTTTCCTTATGACTCGATATGCAGCAATGATCAAGAAAGAAGAAGTGATGAGGTTATGGAAACTTTTAACAACAGGTGGGAAGTTATACAGTAGAGCTTATTTAGCTGTAATTGCTTCAGTTCTTAAGTTTGAGGACTTTGAAAGTGCtgagaatatattttaa
- the LOC107485905 gene encoding uncharacterized protein LOC107485905 — translation MIGAYSKKGNMEAAESVVDWTIINNREPNSKTWSYLSSGYIEQGKGDMEGAEELVRLLRSKDLVSLDVHKKLMNWIKDVESNVHAIDVLCGNSHKQTNGVSEAKGRQEQQ, via the exons ATGATTGGAGCTTACAGCAAGAAGGGCAATATGGAGGCAGCTGAATCTGTTGTTGATTGGACAATCATAAACAACCGAGAGCCAAATTCAAAGACTTGGTCCTATCTCTCAAGTGGGTATATTGAACAAG GTAAAGGAGATATGGAAGGAGCAGAGGAGTTGGTAAGGTTACTTAGGAGCAAGGATCTTGTCTCCCTTGATGTTCACAAGAAGCTGATGAATTGGATTAAGGATGTTGAATCAAACGTGCATGCAATTGATGTGTTGTGCGGAAATTCACATAAACAAACAAATGGAGTTTCAGAAGCCAAAGGAAGACAGGAGCAGCAATGA